GTTGATTCGCGATCGCGCCATCCCTGGGCTCGTCCCAGACAGCCATGGCTGCGCCGCCTCCCGCCGCTGTTTCACGCGGCCTCGTCAGGGGGATGAGCGCCGACGGGGGTTGTCGCATCGAAATCGATCTTTTCTTTGGGGCCGTCCTGCAGCGGTAGCGCGTGACTGAATTCCTCCGCGGAAAAACTCATGTACGGCAGGAGCAAGCCCGAGATCCGCTGTGACTGAAGCGGACTTGGGGTTTGCGGGGTTTGGGGGTGAGGGCTAGGCTCCGCGACCCAATGGAGGAGGAGCACATCCAACTGGCGCGGGCTGGACACCAAGCGTGGCCAGGCTTCGACGTGGCGGAGTCCGCCTTCGCCGCGCGGCTCAGCGAGCGCCAAGCATCCGCTGCACCCCTCCCCCAAGCGGAGCACGTGGGCGACGCCTTCTTGGCTTTCGCATGCGAACTGGGAGACGCCGCTGCGATCGCAGCCTTCGATCGCGAATACCTCTCGCGGGTGCCAGCGATGGTGGCGCGGGTCGAGAGCTCTCGTGCCCTCGCCGATGAAGTGCAACAGATCCTGCGAGCGCGGCTACTCGTGGGAGACGGCACCCCGAAGATCGCCGGCTACGCCGGCCGCGGCAGCCTGCTCGGCTGGCTGAAGGTCGCCGCCGTTCGCTGCACGTTGGAGCTGCTCCGCGCGCGCAAATCGGAGCAAAGCGAAGACGTGGAGTCTGAGACGGAGCGCGCGGCCGCGTTGGTCAGTCGGGACCCGGAGCTCGACTACCTACGCGAGAAGTACGCAATTGATTTCCGCCTGGCTTTCACTGAAGCGCTGGGTGCGCTCGACAAGCAGCAACGGACGGTCTTGTCGCTATACCTCGCGGATGGCCTCAACATCGCGAGTATCGGCGCGCTCTACTCGGTACACCGTGCCACCGTCGCGCGCTGGATTGCAGAAACTCGCGAGCACCTGTTCAGCGACACCCGCCGACGCCTGCATGAGCGATTGAATATCAGTGAGACCGAGTTTCAGAGCATCGTTCGCCTGGTTCAGAGTCAGCTGGACGTGAGCGTCCGGCGCCTGTTGCAAGAGGCAGCGCTGCGCGATGCGAGCGGGAGCTGACGTGGACTGTCTCAGCGAGGGCCGCATTCAAGGCATCGTAGAAGGCGGGCTCGATACCCACGAGCGCGAACGAGCGCGCGAGCATCTGGAAAACTGCGCCGATTGTCGCAATCTCGTGGGACACGCCGCCGCCGTGCTGGCATCGGGAGAAGCCGAAGATCGACCCTTGGAGCCGCTTGGCTCGGCGTTCGAACCTTTGGCGCCAGGGGCTCGGGTGGGCCGTTACGTGGTGGAGGAGCGCCTCGGTAGCGGCGCGATGGGCGTGGTGTACGCCGCAACGGACAGCCTACTCCAACGCTCCGTTGCGCTGAAGTTGCTCAGGCCGAGTGACGCAGGCGGAGAGCTAGAACGCGCGCGCCTCGAACGCGAGGCACGCGCCGCCAGCGCGGTGAAGCACCCTGGAGTCGTTGCAATCTTCGACGTGCTGGCAACGGACGACGGGCTATCGGTGCTCGTCATGGATCGCCTCGACGGCGTTTCCATGCGGCAGTACCTGAGAGACCACGGACCGCTCGACCCACTGGAGGTACGCGAGCTCTTCACACAGATCCTCGAAGCCTTGGCGGCAGCGCACCGCACAGGGATCGTGCACCGCGACCTCAAGCCGGAGAATGTCTTCCTCACCCAGGGCGCCGCCACCCAAGAAGCCGGCCCCCAGGGAAGCAGCACCGCCAGAGTGAAGCTGCTGGACTTCGGTGTCGCTAAGCTGCTGGCCACTGCATTCGCCGATAGCGCCGGTCTCACCAAGAGTGGGACGCTGGTCGGCACGCCCTATTACATGGCGCCGGAGCAGGCGTTTGGCGCTACCGACCTCGACCAACGCGCAGACCTATGGGCGGTAGGTGTGATGCTCTTCGAGGCGCTCGTCGGCGAGCGACCGCTCCGCGGTGAGAACGTCGGACAGGTCTTGCACCAGCTCGCGCACTTCGACTTCAGTGGTCCCCGCGCGCGACTCATCGAGGTCGCGCCGGTTTGGGAGCCACTCATCCGTCGCTTGATGATCGAGCGCGGGAGTCGGCTTCAAGACGCGAGTGAAGCCCTCGAGATCTTGCGCGGCATCAAGCTTCACGCGGGAGCGGCTAGCGCAGCCGCCGAGCGCGAACCTGAACAGCGACCGGACATCGCCACGATCGAGTCATCCGCTTCACCCCTCCCCCCCGAAAGAAAGCGGCCTTGGTGGGCGGTTCCGTTGGCCCTGGGCATCGGTGGACTCTTCACGCTGGGCTTTGCATCCCGCGGGGGGCCGAGCGTCGCCGCGCAAGCGAGCTCGCCAGCCGCCGTCGAATCCCCTGACACCAGTGGAGCTTCCCGAGCAGCGGGTCACTCCCTGGACAGGGTTCAACCGGAGCAGGATTCCATCCTTGCGGAAACGCGCGAAGCGGCACTAGCAAAAGCGCCCGAACCGGCGCTACCGAGCCCAGAAGCTTCGAAGCCCGAGCCGCCGCGCGTGAAACCCCAGCCCACCAATCCGTCCAGCGCGAGGCCCGTCAGCGCCCCGCTACCGGCGAAGGCACCCGCGCCTCGCAACACGGCACCCGACGTCACGCCTGCCTCGGCCACGCCCGCTGGCTCCGAGCCTCCCACGCCGGACGCAGCCGCGCACAAGCCACGCCTGCTGACCGAGCCACCGTTCTGACCCATGCGCTTTTCTCATCGCGTCTCTCAGGGAGTGACTCTGGGCCTGTGCAGCCTGTTGCTTTGGCTCCCCGCTGCGCCGGCTCTCGCTCAAACGGCCCCAGCGCCAACGCCCTCTGGAGCGGACTCTGCGGGCTCCGAGCGCGATCCGTCCGCAGCCAAGGCCCGGGAATCGTTCCTCGCTGGAGCAAAGCTCGCCGCGGATCTGCGCTGGAGAGAGGCACTCGAGCGCTTCGAAGCGTCGGCCAAGCTGCGGCCTCACCCAGGCACCACCTACAACATCGCGATCTGTCAGCGCGCCTTGGGTCAGTACACCCGCGCGCGCGTGAGCTTCGAACGCGTGCTGGAAGAGGCGAAGACCGAGGCCCTCGACCAGAGCTTGCTCGAT
This Polyangiaceae bacterium DNA region includes the following protein-coding sequences:
- a CDS encoding transcriptional regulator, which produces MEEEHIQLARAGHQAWPGFDVAESAFAARLSERQASAAPLPQAEHVGDAFLAFACELGDAAAIAAFDREYLSRVPAMVARVESSRALADEVQQILRARLLVGDGTPKIAGYAGRGSLLGWLKVAAVRCTLELLRARKSEQSEDVESETERAAALVSRDPELDYLREKYAIDFRLAFTEALGALDKQQRTVLSLYLADGLNIASIGALYSVHRATVARWIAETREHLFSDTRRRLHERLNISETEFQSIVRLVQSQLDVSVRRLLQEAALRDASGS
- a CDS encoding protein kinase → MDCLSEGRIQGIVEGGLDTHERERAREHLENCADCRNLVGHAAAVLASGEAEDRPLEPLGSAFEPLAPGARVGRYVVEERLGSGAMGVVYAATDSLLQRSVALKLLRPSDAGGELERARLEREARAASAVKHPGVVAIFDVLATDDGLSVLVMDRLDGVSMRQYLRDHGPLDPLEVRELFTQILEALAAAHRTGIVHRDLKPENVFLTQGAATQEAGPQGSSTARVKLLDFGVAKLLATAFADSAGLTKSGTLVGTPYYMAPEQAFGATDLDQRADLWAVGVMLFEALVGERPLRGENVGQVLHQLAHFDFSGPRARLIEVAPVWEPLIRRLMIERGSRLQDASEALEILRGIKLHAGAASAAAEREPEQRPDIATIESSASPLPPERKRPWWAVPLALGIGGLFTLGFASRGGPSVAAQASSPAAVESPDTSGASRAAGHSLDRVQPEQDSILAETREAALAKAPEPALPSPEASKPEPPRVKPQPTNPSSARPVSAPLPAKAPAPRNTAPDVTPASATPAGSEPPTPDAAAHKPRLLTEPPF